A window of the Mucilaginibacter sp. cycad4 genome harbors these coding sequences:
- a CDS encoding inorganic phosphate transporter, with protein MVTSLLVVIVVLALLFDYTNGFHDAANSIATIVSTKVLTPFQAVLMAAVFNFAAYFFIKDHKVANTVSKIVLEHYVTLHVILAGLVAAITWNLFTWWFGIPSSSSHTLIGGFAGAGMTNALYMGANALHAVEMQYVLKIIAYIVLAPFIGLIIAYVVTILILHLCKAARPATAERWFKRMQLVSSAALSFAHGGNDAQKVMGILYVTLIAAKVIKPGSVMPEWIPLACYSAIAAGTMSGGWKIVKTMGSKITKVTPLEGVSAETAGAITLFITERFGIPVSTTHTITGSIIGVGLTKRVSAVRWGVTINLVWAWIITIPISALIAAGVFALLHFFA; from the coding sequence ATGGTTACTTCCCTACTTGTAGTTATTGTTGTACTCGCCCTGTTGTTTGATTACACCAATGGCTTTCATGATGCCGCAAACTCTATAGCTACCATTGTATCTACCAAAGTATTGACACCGTTTCAGGCAGTGTTAATGGCTGCGGTATTCAACTTTGCAGCTTACTTTTTTATAAAAGATCATAAGGTGGCCAATACTGTATCTAAAATCGTATTGGAGCATTATGTTACCCTGCACGTGATCCTGGCTGGTTTAGTAGCCGCCATCACCTGGAACCTGTTTACATGGTGGTTCGGCATCCCTTCAAGCTCGTCGCATACCCTTATAGGGGGCTTTGCCGGTGCCGGTATGACCAACGCACTTTACATGGGTGCTAACGCCCTGCATGCTGTTGAAATGCAATACGTGCTTAAAATCATTGCTTATATCGTATTAGCCCCATTTATTGGTTTAATTATAGCTTATGTTGTAACCATATTAATACTACACCTGTGCAAAGCTGCAAGGCCGGCCACCGCCGAACGCTGGTTTAAACGTATGCAGCTGGTTTCATCCGCCGCATTAAGTTTTGCCCACGGCGGTAACGATGCGCAAAAGGTAATGGGTATTCTATATGTAACCCTCATTGCTGCAAAGGTGATAAAGCCCGGTTCGGTAATGCCGGAGTGGATCCCTTTAGCTTGTTACTCTGCTATTGCCGCAGGCACCATGTCGGGCGGTTGGAAAATTGTTAAAACCATGGGCTCAAAAATAACCAAGGTAACCCCGCTTGAAGGCGTAAGCGCCGAAACTGCGGGCGCTATTACGTTATTTATTACCGAGCGTTTTGGCATCCCGGTTTCAACAACGCATACTATTACCGGTTCAATTATCGGCGTAGGTTTAACCAAACGTGTATCGGCCGTACGCTGGGGCGTAACCATTAACCTGGTTTGGGCATGGATCATTACCATCCCTATTTCGGCCCTGATAGCCGCCGGTGTATTTGCATTGTTACATTTCTTTGCATAA
- a CDS encoding bifunctional response regulator/alkaline phosphatase family protein, with amino-acid sequence MQDTTILWADDEIDLLRPHILFLGEKGYKVTTVTNGYDAVDSFKSNYFDLVFLDENMPGLTGLETLQQIKNINNDVPIVLITKNEEEYLMEDAIGSKIDDYLIKPVHPKQILLTIKKLTENKRLVTEKTTMAYQMDFRTLGMTLNENLSHQEWVDVYKKLIYWELELEKLEDAGMHEILTLQKAEANMQFCKFVERNYLNWIKNPDLAPTSSPQLFKKKVFPKLDGKGPLFFILIDNLRYDQFKIINPIISEYFRLEEEDTYYSILPTATQYARNSIFSGLMPLDMERRYPSMWQNDEDEGGKNLYEADFLADHLKRVLRKDCKHSYHKILNIDEGRALNESVNNLMNNELNVVVYNFVDMLSHARTDMQMIRELASDDAAYRSLTLSWFEHSPLFDLLKFLAQKQVRVVITTDHGTIRVKNPSKIVGDRNTNTNLRYKQGKNLNYNAKEVFHIRNPHDAMLPRLHISSSFVFAKEDSYFVYPNNYNHFVNFYNETFQHGGISLEEMIVPVVTYGPK; translated from the coding sequence ATGCAAGACACCACCATTTTATGGGCCGATGACGAAATTGACCTGCTAAGACCACATATACTTTTCCTGGGCGAAAAGGGCTATAAAGTAACCACTGTTACCAATGGCTACGACGCTGTCGACTCGTTTAAGAGCAATTATTTCGACCTGGTTTTCCTGGATGAGAACATGCCCGGCCTTACCGGCCTGGAAACGCTGCAGCAGATTAAGAACATCAACAATGATGTACCCATTGTGCTGATCACCAAAAATGAGGAAGAGTACCTGATGGAAGATGCCATCGGGTCGAAGATAGACGACTACCTGATTAAGCCGGTACACCCTAAGCAAATCCTGCTTACTATAAAAAAACTGACCGAAAACAAGCGCCTCGTTACCGAAAAAACCACCATGGCCTACCAGATGGATTTCCGGACGCTGGGCATGACACTTAACGAAAACCTGAGCCACCAGGAATGGGTTGATGTTTACAAAAAATTGATCTACTGGGAGCTTGAGCTCGAAAAGCTGGAAGATGCCGGTATGCACGAGATCCTGACGCTGCAAAAGGCCGAAGCCAATATGCAGTTTTGCAAGTTTGTGGAGCGCAACTATTTGAACTGGATCAAAAACCCCGACCTGGCGCCAACTTCATCGCCGCAATTATTTAAAAAGAAGGTATTCCCTAAGCTGGATGGCAAAGGCCCCTTGTTTTTCATTTTGATCGACAACCTGCGGTATGATCAGTTCAAGATCATCAACCCTATTATCTCCGAATATTTCAGACTGGAGGAAGAAGACACCTATTATAGTATCCTGCCAACAGCAACACAATATGCCCGTAACTCCATTTTTTCGGGGCTGATGCCTTTGGATATGGAACGCCGTTACCCTTCTATGTGGCAAAACGACGAGGATGAAGGCGGTAAGAATTTATACGAAGCCGACTTTTTAGCTGATCATCTGAAGCGTGTGCTGCGCAAGGATTGCAAACACTCATACCACAAGATCCTGAACATTGACGAGGGCCGTGCACTGAACGAGTCGGTTAACAACCTCATGAACAATGAGCTTAATGTGGTGGTGTATAACTTTGTGGATATGCTGTCGCATGCCCGTACGGATATGCAGATGATCCGCGAGCTGGCAAGTGACGATGCTGCTTACCGTTCATTAACCCTGTCGTGGTTTGAGCACTCACCACTGTTTGATCTGTTGAAATTCTTAGCTCAAAAACAGGTACGGGTAGTGATCACTACCGATCACGGAACCATCCGCGTAAAAAATCCGAGCAAAATTGTAGGCGACAGGAATACAAACACCAACCTGCGTTATAAACAAGGCAAAAACCTTAACTATAATGCCAAAGAGGTTTTCCACATCCGCAACCCGCATGATGCCATGCTGCCAAGGCTGCACATTAGCTCAAGCTTTGTTTTTGCCAAGGAAGACAGCTATTTTGTATACCCGAACAACTACAATCATTTTGTTAACTTTTATAATGAAACCTTCCAGCACGGAGGGATCTCGTTAGAAGAAATGATAGTGCCGGTGGTTACCTACGGGCCTAAATAG
- a CDS encoding methyltransferase domain-containing protein produces the protein MPDLSYRADTPEIMDDFDLPPVEINPVLEGLGKMNALFGGHKHILSSLKKLPIQNGYSISDWGCGGGDTLIAIAKWAKGQQMHLTLNGVDAAPAAVNYARQQAMDYSNINFTQSDVIDQAYLIKPADVIICSLFTHHFDDERWVKLIQNMQASAQKGIIITDLHRHWLLYHAIVFITHVFTRNAMAQNDGPLSVKRGFKRHELLALLKKAQIDNFKLTWRWPFRWELIIYKS, from the coding sequence ATGCCCGATTTAAGTTACCGTGCGGATACCCCGGAGATCATGGATGATTTTGATCTGCCACCAGTCGAAATAAACCCCGTGCTTGAAGGTTTGGGAAAAATGAACGCACTGTTTGGTGGTCATAAACACATTCTCAGCTCCTTAAAAAAGCTTCCCATTCAGAATGGTTATTCCATAAGCGATTGGGGCTGCGGAGGAGGAGATACACTGATTGCTATTGCCAAATGGGCAAAAGGTCAACAAATGCATCTTACTTTAAATGGAGTTGATGCAGCGCCGGCAGCGGTTAACTATGCCCGGCAACAGGCCATGGATTATAGCAATATTAATTTTACCCAAAGTGATGTTATTGACCAGGCATACCTCATTAAACCGGCTGATGTGATCATTTGCAGCCTGTTCACCCACCATTTTGATGATGAACGCTGGGTTAAGCTTATTCAAAATATGCAGGCCTCGGCACAAAAAGGAATTATCATTACCGACCTGCATCGTCACTGGCTTTTATACCATGCCATAGTGTTTATAACCCATGTTTTTACCCGTAATGCTATGGCGCAAAATGATGGACCACTTTCGGTTAAGCGGGGTTTTAAAAGACACGAATTGTTAGCTTTATTAAAAAAGGCACAAATTGATAACTTTAAATTAACATGGCGCTGGCCATTCAGATGGGAGTTAATCATCTATAAATCGTAG
- a CDS encoding UbiA family prenyltransferase translates to MKLKQFIPTRSALAHLRFVFSVFLLPVYLFAFSQADAVKTSTALLVFFIWHFLAFPASNGYNSYFDKDEDSIALLAKPPEVDISLYYFSILLEAIAFLLGFIISWEFAFAVLIYGIMSKLYSHPATRLKKYPIISFLTVFIFQGCFIYYTTYTALTGTSLFGHWDLGLIIPGAISSCLIGASYPLTQVYQHEEDGRRGDKTLSIILGYKGSFIFSSVLFATGIALSYWYWHLAGMMLNFYFFLVCASPIFFFFNYWFYKVGQSTTNANFKNAMRMNFISSGCMLIYFGVLAVFS, encoded by the coding sequence ATGAAATTGAAACAATTTATCCCTACCCGGTCGGCATTGGCACATTTGCGGTTTGTTTTTTCTGTTTTTTTGCTGCCAGTGTACCTGTTTGCTTTTAGCCAGGCCGATGCGGTAAAAACATCAACAGCCTTGCTCGTATTTTTCATCTGGCATTTTCTCGCTTTCCCTGCCAGCAACGGCTACAACAGTTACTTTGATAAGGATGAGGATAGTATTGCCCTGTTAGCCAAACCGCCTGAGGTAGATATCAGCCTGTATTATTTTTCTATTTTGCTGGAAGCGATTGCCTTTTTGCTCGGCTTTATCATTAGCTGGGAATTTGCCTTCGCGGTGCTTATTTATGGCATTATGTCAAAGCTGTACAGTCATCCGGCTACCCGCTTAAAAAAATACCCCATCATCAGTTTTTTAACGGTGTTTATTTTCCAGGGATGTTTTATTTATTATACCACTTACACCGCGCTAACAGGAACGAGTCTGTTTGGTCATTGGGATTTGGGACTGATTATTCCGGGGGCTATCAGTTCCTGTTTGATCGGGGCTTCATACCCGCTAACCCAGGTTTATCAGCATGAAGAAGATGGCAGACGCGGCGATAAAACGCTGAGCATTATCTTGGGTTACAAAGGCTCTTTTATATTTTCAAGTGTGCTGTTTGCCACAGGGATAGCCCTTTCCTACTGGTACTGGCACCTGGCCGGCATGATGCTTAACTTTTACTTTTTCCTGGTATGCGCTTCCCCGATATTTTTCTTCTTCAATTATTGGTTTTATAAAGTGGGGCAATCAACAACCAATGCTAATTTTAAAAACGCTATGCGTATGAATTTCATTAGTTCGGGTTGTATGCTGATTTATTTTGGTGTGCTGGCGGTGTTTAGTTGA
- a CDS encoding IS110 family transposase, translating to MKQVTQLDFSGQKIFAGIDVHKKSWKVNIRSEQMELKTFSQNPSAEELSAYLKRNYPLADYHVVYEAGFCGFFHQRKFNEAGINCIVVNPADVPTTGKEKQRKSDLVDCRKLGQALSKGQLTGIFIPGIEQQDDRDIIRTYNQMVKDQTRYKNRIRGWLNFQGITFGESESRYWSNVFTRWLKELSLNPSARTALDLKLQGYQQARDMVLAATRQVRILSKQERYKKRITLIRTIPGVGEITALWFVTEVGDVNRFKSLDALCDYVGLVPNTHSTGDKEKVSGLTRRANHQLREKLIEASWTAIRTDPAMTMAFNDYCKRMKKNNAIIRIAKKILNRIRYVMKNEAPYVIAVVQ from the coding sequence ATGAAACAAGTTACACAATTAGATTTTAGCGGACAAAAGATTTTTGCAGGCATAGATGTTCATAAAAAGTCATGGAAGGTGAATATCCGGAGTGAGCAGATGGAACTGAAGACGTTTTCGCAAAATCCATCGGCAGAAGAATTAAGTGCTTACCTGAAGCGCAATTACCCTTTAGCGGATTATCATGTTGTTTACGAGGCAGGCTTTTGTGGTTTCTTCCATCAGCGGAAATTTAACGAGGCGGGGATTAACTGCATCGTGGTTAACCCGGCTGATGTTCCGACTACAGGCAAGGAAAAGCAACGCAAATCAGACCTTGTAGATTGCCGGAAATTGGGTCAGGCCTTGAGTAAAGGTCAGCTCACTGGTATTTTTATTCCCGGCATTGAACAACAGGATGACAGGGATATCATCCGCACTTATAATCAGATGGTAAAAGACCAGACGCGTTATAAAAACAGGATCCGGGGATGGCTTAACTTCCAGGGGATAACATTCGGTGAATCAGAGAGCCGGTATTGGTCTAATGTTTTTACCCGTTGGCTTAAAGAACTGTCACTGAATCCATCGGCGAGGACAGCACTTGACCTGAAGCTACAGGGCTACCAGCAGGCCCGGGATATGGTGCTGGCTGCAACCAGGCAAGTTCGCATCCTGTCCAAACAGGAACGGTATAAGAAAAGAATAACCCTGATCCGGACAATTCCAGGCGTGGGTGAGATCACCGCTTTATGGTTTGTAACAGAGGTGGGAGATGTTAACCGGTTTAAATCACTTGACGCTTTATGCGATTATGTTGGCCTTGTGCCAAATACTCACAGTACCGGGGACAAGGAAAAAGTATCAGGCCTGACCAGAAGGGCCAATCACCAGCTCAGGGAAAAACTTATTGAAGCCAGTTGGACAGCTATACGTACCGATCCGGCTATGACAATGGCATTTAACGATTATTGCAAGCGGATGAAAAAGAATAATGCCATCATCAGGATAGCTAAAAAAATCCTCAACCGGATCCGTTATGTGATGAAGAACGAGGCTCCGTATGTAATAGCTGTAGTGCAATAA
- a CDS encoding exodeoxyribonuclease III yields MKIITYNVNGIRSAINKGWLAWLQATDADVVCLQEIKATPDVLTDLGLVDQMGYQHYWFPAEKKGYSGTAIFTKILPKHIEYGCGIPDFDREGRCIRVDFDEVSVMSVYFPSGSSGDDRQVFKYRFLDEFGKYLTLLKVEHPNLVVCGDYNICHRPIDIHNPKSNANSSGFLPEEREWMENFIEGGFIDTFRHLNKEPHNYTWWSFRAGSRGKNLGWRIDYTMASTPLEDKIRRAAILPEAKHSDHCPVLLELEF; encoded by the coding sequence ATGAAAATAATTACATATAACGTTAACGGCATCCGTTCGGCAATAAATAAAGGTTGGCTGGCCTGGCTGCAGGCTACTGATGCTGATGTTGTTTGTTTGCAGGAAATTAAAGCAACACCCGATGTACTGACCGATCTGGGTTTAGTAGATCAGATGGGATATCAACACTATTGGTTCCCGGCCGAAAAGAAGGGCTATAGCGGCACCGCCATTTTTACCAAAATATTGCCCAAACATATTGAATACGGCTGCGGTATCCCCGATTTTGACCGTGAAGGCCGCTGCATCCGTGTTGATTTCGACGAGGTATCTGTGATGAGTGTTTATTTCCCATCAGGCTCAAGCGGTGATGACCGGCAGGTTTTTAAATACCGTTTTTTAGATGAGTTTGGCAAGTACCTTACCCTGCTTAAAGTAGAACACCCTAACCTGGTGGTTTGCGGCGATTATAACATTTGTCACCGCCCTATAGATATCCATAACCCCAAATCAAACGCCAATTCATCGGGCTTTTTACCGGAGGAACGCGAATGGATGGAGAACTTTATTGAAGGCGGATTTATAGATACCTTCCGCCACCTGAACAAAGAACCGCATAATTACACCTGGTGGAGTTTCCGTGCCGGCTCCCGTGGTAAAAATTTGGGCTGGCGTATCGATTATACTATGGCCAGCACCCCGCTCGAAGATAAGATCCGTCGCGCTGCGATATTGCCCGAGGCTAAGCACTCTGATCATTGCCCTGTATTGCTGGAGCTGGAGTTTTAA
- a CDS encoding YceI family protein → MIKKIYIAALLIFAATAGFAQTVTKSDISFKIKNLGFNVAGTFSGLQADIRFKPNDLAGSSIEASVASSTVNSDNESRDNHLKSEDYFDVAKYPKITMKSVSFKRKSGSNYTGNFNVTIRDKTKLIEIPFTYTESGNAAQLKGSFMILRTDFGIGGKNLILSNEANVLVEAEISK, encoded by the coding sequence ATGATAAAGAAAATTTATATAGCAGCACTTTTAATTTTCGCGGCAACAGCCGGCTTCGCGCAAACGGTAACCAAATCAGATATCAGCTTTAAGATCAAAAACCTCGGCTTTAATGTGGCTGGTACCTTCAGTGGCTTACAGGCCGATATCAGGTTTAAACCCAACGATTTGGCAGGTAGCTCTATTGAGGCATCCGTTGCTTCAAGTACGGTGAACAGCGATAACGAAAGCCGCGATAACCATCTTAAAAGTGAGGATTATTTTGATGTAGCTAAGTATCCGAAAATCACGATGAAATCTGTTTCATTTAAACGTAAAAGCGGGAGCAACTATACCGGCAATTTTAACGTAACTATTAGAGATAAAACAAAGTTGATTGAAATACCTTTTACGTATACCGAATCAGGTAACGCGGCTCAACTGAAAGGAAGCTTCATGATATTGCGGACAGATTTTGGCATCGGCGGCAAAAATTTGATCCTTTCAAATGAGGCCAACGTTTTGGTTGAGGCGGAGATCAGCAAATAA
- a CDS encoding cell wall metabolism sensor histidine kinase WalK, whose protein sequence is MNLRVLVLTTSLGVAITLSAVNFYFQHKWYDVMVTFSVALGVSYFVFYYLIEKYIYSRIKLIYKLIHNLKLGRDLRDALGEHVSANPIADVEQEVKEWAKQKKTEIDELRKQEKFRRDFLSNISHEFKTPLFAIQGYIEALQDDDFDDKEMARQFLEKASKNVDRLSYLIKDLDEISKLESGEMPINYTKFKINDLIKEVFESLEIKGKQYHIKLIFKQKYDEPIVVNADREKIRQVLVNLIDNSFKYGKEEGSTSVSLFVLHDQVLVEVTDDGIGIEEKFLPRLFERFFRTDSSRSRQIGGSGLGLAIVKHIIEAHQQTINVRSTEGLGSTFGFTLARAKQTIPFPNLPVLKS, encoded by the coding sequence ATGAATTTGCGTGTACTGGTTTTAACAACCTCACTTGGCGTGGCAATTACGCTCTCGGCAGTTAACTTTTATTTTCAGCATAAATGGTACGATGTAATGGTTACTTTTTCGGTAGCCCTTGGAGTAAGTTACTTCGTTTTTTACTACCTCATCGAAAAATACATCTACTCCCGTATTAAGCTAATTTATAAACTGATCCATAACCTGAAATTGGGCCGCGACCTCAGGGACGCTCTTGGCGAACATGTAAGCGCCAATCCTATTGCCGATGTGGAGCAGGAAGTAAAAGAATGGGCCAAGCAAAAAAAGACCGAGATAGACGAACTCCGCAAACAGGAAAAATTTCGCCGCGATTTTTTATCCAATATCTCGCATGAGTTTAAAACCCCGTTATTTGCTATACAAGGCTATATAGAGGCCTTACAGGATGATGATTTTGACGATAAAGAAATGGCCCGCCAGTTTTTGGAAAAAGCTTCAAAAAATGTTGACCGGCTAAGCTACCTGATCAAAGACCTTGATGAAATTTCCAAACTTGAATCGGGCGAGATGCCTATCAATTACACCAAATTCAAGATCAACGACCTGATCAAGGAGGTTTTTGAATCATTAGAGATCAAGGGCAAGCAATACCACATCAAACTTATATTTAAGCAAAAATATGATGAGCCTATTGTGGTTAATGCCGACAGGGAAAAAATAAGACAGGTGCTCGTGAACCTGATAGATAACTCGTTTAAGTACGGTAAAGAAGAGGGCAGCACCTCGGTAAGCCTTTTTGTACTGCACGACCAGGTTTTGGTTGAAGTTACCGATGATGGCATAGGCATTGAAGAAAAGTTTTTGCCAAGGTTGTTTGAGCGTTTTTTCCGTACAGACAGCAGCCGTTCAAGGCAAATCGGCGGCTCCGGGTTGGGGTTGGCCATTGTTAAGCATATTATTGAAGCCCACCAGCAAACTATCAATGTGCGCAGTACCGAAGGGCTGGGCTCAACCTTTGGTTTTACATTGGCAAGGGCTAAGCAAACTATTCCTTTTCCGAATTTACCCGTGCTAAAAAGTTAA
- a CDS encoding DUF47 domain-containing protein, which translates to MSLNSIFQYFVPKDKKIFFPLFEQAAANVVAMATILVEAVNSNNPATREDLYKQIDKLENKGDEYTHQIYLELGKNFITPFDREDIHALATAIDDVADYIQGAANRMSLYRIDDLNEHIRKLSDLILQASIDLEKAVKELKDLRNVRNIADSCIRINSVENQADYVFDRAVADLFLYEKDAIRLIKYKEILAALETATDMCEDAANVMESILVKNA; encoded by the coding sequence ATGTCGCTAAACAGTATATTCCAGTATTTTGTACCCAAGGATAAAAAAATATTTTTCCCGCTGTTTGAACAAGCCGCGGCCAATGTTGTAGCCATGGCAACAATACTGGTTGAGGCAGTTAACTCAAATAACCCTGCAACCCGCGAGGATTTATATAAACAGATTGACAAGCTTGAAAACAAAGGCGACGAATATACTCACCAGATTTACCTGGAGCTTGGCAAAAACTTCATCACGCCTTTTGATCGTGAAGATATTCATGCCCTTGCAACAGCTATTGATGATGTGGCTGATTATATCCAGGGTGCGGCAAACCGCATGAGCCTGTACAGGATAGATGATTTGAATGAGCATATCCGTAAACTATCTGACCTGATACTGCAGGCCAGTATTGATTTGGAAAAAGCTGTAAAAGAATTGAAAGACCTTAGGAATGTGCGCAATATAGCCGATTCATGCATTAGGATAAACAGTGTTGAAAACCAGGCTGATTATGTTTTTGACCGCGCTGTAGCCGACTTGTTTCTGTATGAGAAAGATGCTATCCGCCTGATTAAATACAAAGAAATATTAGCCGCCCTTGAAACCGCTACCGATATGTGCGAAGACGCAGCTAACGTTATGGAGTCAATCTTAGTTAAAAACGCTTAA
- a CDS encoding type III polyketide synthase has translation MESCISAIGIANPVNRIAQQDIYHFMANAFGLDATNAARLKGIYDHSGIDYRYSVIPDFGYRDPADFTFFEQSAGLEPFPDTQKRLKLYEKEAIAIAVDAARNCLQNFGDDITGSITHLVTISCTGMHAPGIDIELVDRLQLNCDTERTCINFMGCYGAINGLKVADYICRADADAKVLVVSVELCTLHFQKVNTLDNWVANSLFSDGAAAVLVENTANRLGSGKYFSLKNFYSEFVAEARNEMGWYVGNTGFEMKLTSKVSKQIKKHIKALTRRFLQKAKTELDDITAYAVHPGGRTILEAVEDALELPEESNAFAYQVLQEYGNMSSATILFVLDKMLKAGNLVDKKILSFAFGPGLTVEGMILEMH, from the coding sequence ATGGAGAGTTGCATCAGTGCTATCGGGATAGCAAATCCCGTCAATCGTATTGCCCAACAGGATATTTACCATTTTATGGCTAATGCCTTTGGTTTGGATGCAACGAATGCCGCGCGGCTAAAAGGAATTTATGACCATTCGGGAATTGACTACCGCTATTCGGTAATCCCTGATTTTGGCTACCGTGACCCTGCCGATTTTACTTTTTTTGAACAATCGGCCGGGCTCGAACCATTCCCTGATACGCAAAAACGTTTAAAACTCTACGAAAAGGAAGCCATTGCTATAGCGGTAGATGCAGCCAGAAACTGTCTCCAAAATTTTGGCGATGACATTACCGGGAGTATCACACACCTGGTAACCATCAGCTGCACCGGCATGCACGCACCAGGCATTGATATAGAACTGGTCGACAGGTTACAGCTAAACTGCGATACCGAACGCACCTGCATTAACTTTATGGGTTGTTACGGCGCTATAAACGGCCTCAAAGTGGCCGACTATATTTGCCGGGCCGATGCCGATGCTAAAGTGCTTGTAGTAAGCGTGGAACTTTGTACCCTGCACTTTCAAAAAGTGAATACGCTGGATAACTGGGTTGCTAATTCGCTATTTTCAGATGGTGCTGCTGCTGTTCTCGTCGAAAATACGGCCAACCGTTTAGGTAGTGGCAAATACTTTTCGCTTAAAAATTTCTATTCAGAATTTGTTGCCGAAGCCCGCAATGAGATGGGCTGGTATGTGGGCAATACCGGCTTTGAAATGAAGCTTACCTCCAAAGTATCCAAACAAATTAAAAAACATATCAAAGCCCTTACCCGGCGGTTTTTACAAAAGGCCAAAACTGAATTAGATGATATTACAGCGTATGCCGTTCATCCCGGCGGGCGTACTATTTTAGAAGCTGTTGAAGATGCTTTGGAACTTCCCGAAGAAAGCAACGCCTTTGCTTACCAGGTTTTGCAGGAATACGGCAACATGTCGTCGGCCACAATCTTATTTGTACTGGATAAGATGCTGAAAGCGGGTAATTTGGTTGATAAAAAAATATTGAGTTTTGCCTTCGGTCCGGGCTTAACCGTTGAGGGGATGATACTTGAAATGCACTAA
- a CDS encoding NAD(P)/FAD-dependent oxidoreductase: protein MSDVIVIGGGLAGLFNAILLNRAGLKVTVIEKKTYPMHRVCGEYISNEVIPFLSSLDIDLNQLNVARINRLEVTAASGTKLSQKLDLGGFGLSRFTFDNFLYQKALAEGVKVLVGTRVEDIQFAREQFEVITPGETLTAPLAIGSFGKRSNLDQKLKRPFFYKRSPYLAVKFHLQMDFPQDLIQLNNYKNGYCGVSKTDGDRYCMCYMAHRDDLRKYGSLQALEENVIRKNPYLDEIFRNAKFLLDKPEVINEISFEKKAPVDNHILMSGDTAGMIAPLCGNGMTMAIHSAKILSEKIITHYKPGSFTFEKRNNLEQDYTQSWNKQFAQRLWVGRQLQRLFGNDNMTALTLNTLNHLPSVAQYLISKTHGQPFA, encoded by the coding sequence ATGAGCGATGTAATAGTAATTGGCGGGGGTCTGGCCGGATTATTCAACGCCATATTGCTCAACCGCGCCGGGTTGAAGGTTACAGTTATCGAAAAAAAGACCTACCCCATGCACCGCGTTTGCGGCGAGTATATCTCTAACGAGGTTATCCCCTTTCTTTCATCTCTTGATATTGATCTTAACCAGCTCAATGTTGCCCGGATCAACCGGTTGGAAGTAACCGCAGCTTCCGGAACCAAACTTTCGCAAAAGCTTGACCTGGGCGGCTTTGGCCTAAGCAGGTTCACCTTTGATAATTTCCTATACCAAAAAGCCCTTGCCGAAGGGGTTAAGGTTTTGGTCGGTACCCGGGTAGAGGATATCCAATTTGCCAGAGAACAGTTTGAGGTGATAACTCCCGGCGAAACATTAACCGCCCCGCTGGCTATCGGCTCGTTCGGCAAACGTTCCAATCTCGATCAGAAACTTAAACGACCGTTCTTTTATAAAAGGAGCCCTTATCTTGCCGTAAAATTCCATTTGCAGATGGATTTCCCGCAAGATTTGATCCAGCTTAATAATTATAAAAACGGCTATTGCGGTGTAAGTAAAACTGATGGCGACAGGTATTGCATGTGCTATATGGCCCATCGCGATGACCTTCGTAAATATGGATCGCTGCAAGCTTTGGAAGAGAATGTGATCCGCAAGAACCCTTACCTTGATGAGATTTTTCGTAATGCTAAATTTTTACTGGATAAACCGGAAGTGATCAATGAAATCTCCTTTGAGAAAAAAGCACCTGTAGATAACCATATCCTCATGAGCGGGGACACCGCCGGGATGATAGCCCCGCTTTGCGGCAACGGAATGACCATGGCCATCCATTCGGCCAAAATTCTTTCCGAAAAAATTATCACACACTATAAACCTGGCAGCTTTACTTTTGAAAAGCGGAATAACCTTGAACAGGATTATACTCAAAGCTGGAATAAGCAATTTGCGCAAAGGCTTTGGGTTGGCAGACAGTTGCAGCGCTTGTTTGGCAATGATAACATGACAGCCCTTACTTTAAATACGCTCAATCACCTGCCGTCGGTGGCCCAATACCTGATAAGTAAAACCCACGGCCAACCATTTGCATAG